A part of Penaeus chinensis breed Huanghai No. 1 chromosome 6, ASM1920278v2, whole genome shotgun sequence genomic DNA contains:
- the LOC125026413 gene encoding coatomer subunit zeta-1-like isoform X2: MSGLLEPTLYIIKGIAILDNDGNRLLAKYYDPNVFPTVKEEKKFEKNLFQKTHRANAEVIMLDRLTCVYRSNVDLFFYVMGYSHENELILVSVLSCLYDAVSAILRKNVEKRTLLDNLDIIMLAVDEICDGGIPLETDAQVVSQRVALRLEESPFNDQTVTQSKVMLNSFLRLSPTSHVHLRSTKY; this comes from the exons GAACCAACTTTGTACATCATCAAGGGCATTGCCATCCTTGACAATGATGGGAACAGGTTGCTCGCAAAGTACTACGACCCAAACGTCTTCCCAacagtaaaggaagagaagaaatttgAAAAGAATCTCTTCCAGAAAACACACAGAGCCAATGCAGAGGTCATCATGCTCGATCGTCTTACCTGTGTCTACCGCTCAAATGTTGACCTATTCTTTTATGTCATGGGCTACTCACATGAAAATGAG CTCATATTGGTGTCAGTGTTGAGTTGTCTCTATGACGCAGTCTCGGCTATCTTGAGAAAAAATGTTGAAAAGCGGACCCTGTTAGACAACCTTGACATTATTATGTTGGCTGTAGATGAGATCTGTGATGGAGG GATTCCTTTGGAGACCGACGCACAAGTTGTTAGTCAGCGTGTAGCACTAAGGCTGGAGGAGAGCCCATTCAACGACCAGACTGTCACACAG AGCAAGGTCATGCTGAACTCATTCCTGAGACTATCTCCCACTTCACATGTCCACCTCAGGTCGACAAAGTACTGA
- the LOC125026413 gene encoding coatomer subunit zeta-1-like isoform X1: MSGLLEPTLYIIKGIAILDNDGNRLLAKYYDPNVFPTVKEEKKFEKNLFQKTHRANAEVIMLDRLTCVYRSNVDLFFYVMGYSHENELILVSVLSCLYDAVSAILRKNVEKRTLLDNLDIIMLAVDEICDGGIPLETDAQVVSQRVALRLEESPFNDQTVTQQVRQKLESTTGAVLQSAREQLKWSLLK; encoded by the exons GAACCAACTTTGTACATCATCAAGGGCATTGCCATCCTTGACAATGATGGGAACAGGTTGCTCGCAAAGTACTACGACCCAAACGTCTTCCCAacagtaaaggaagagaagaaatttgAAAAGAATCTCTTCCAGAAAACACACAGAGCCAATGCAGAGGTCATCATGCTCGATCGTCTTACCTGTGTCTACCGCTCAAATGTTGACCTATTCTTTTATGTCATGGGCTACTCACATGAAAATGAG CTCATATTGGTGTCAGTGTTGAGTTGTCTCTATGACGCAGTCTCGGCTATCTTGAGAAAAAATGTTGAAAAGCGGACCCTGTTAGACAACCTTGACATTATTATGTTGGCTGTAGATGAGATCTGTGATGGAGG GATTCCTTTGGAGACCGACGCACAAGTTGTTAGTCAGCGTGTAGCACTAAGGCTGGAGGAGAGCCCATTCAACGACCAGACTGTCACACAG CAAGTGCGCCAGAAACTCGAGTCCACAACAGGCGCG GTTCTTCAGTCTGCCCGTGAACAGCTGAAGTGGTCGCTGCTCAAGTGA
- the LOC125026413 gene encoding coatomer subunit zeta-1-like isoform X3: MSGLLEPTLYIIKGIAILDNDGNRLLAKYYDPNVFPTVKEEKKFEKNLFQKTHRANAEVIMLDRLTCVYRSNVDLFFYVMGYSHENELILVSVLSCLYDAVSAILRKNVEKRTLLDNLDIIMLAVDEICDGGIPLETDAQVVSQRVALRLEESPFNDQTVTQVLQSAREQLKWSLLK, from the exons GAACCAACTTTGTACATCATCAAGGGCATTGCCATCCTTGACAATGATGGGAACAGGTTGCTCGCAAAGTACTACGACCCAAACGTCTTCCCAacagtaaaggaagagaagaaatttgAAAAGAATCTCTTCCAGAAAACACACAGAGCCAATGCAGAGGTCATCATGCTCGATCGTCTTACCTGTGTCTACCGCTCAAATGTTGACCTATTCTTTTATGTCATGGGCTACTCACATGAAAATGAG CTCATATTGGTGTCAGTGTTGAGTTGTCTCTATGACGCAGTCTCGGCTATCTTGAGAAAAAATGTTGAAAAGCGGACCCTGTTAGACAACCTTGACATTATTATGTTGGCTGTAGATGAGATCTGTGATGGAGG GATTCCTTTGGAGACCGACGCACAAGTTGTTAGTCAGCGTGTAGCACTAAGGCTGGAGGAGAGCCCATTCAACGACCAGACTGTCACACAG GTTCTTCAGTCTGCCCGTGAACAGCTGAAGTGGTCGCTGCTCAAGTGA